The DNA sequence CCTGCATGTATGCCTGATCGATATTTGAGGCATAATTCCTGATCAGCACAGCTTTCCCTCCTATGGGGTTCCCGCTACCGGGAAGGACTACGGAGTAAAGTACTCCATTCTCGATGGATTCCCCAAAGGCGTGGTCATCCATGTATACGCTGTCAAGGGCACTGACAAGTGGATAAATGGAGTCCATCTGTTCGTTGGATTCATCCTCCGCTGCAGGTTCACCTGCCCTGACCATGCCTATGTGGCTGTGTCCGTCTATGAATGCAGGGGTAACGAACCCTTCTGACACTATTTCACAGTCTGGCTTATTTTCGCTAACATTTTTTATAGTGTCATCAAAGGAAATATACACATCCCGTTTTGAAGAAGTTCCGTCATAGAGGACTTTTGCTTTTATGGCTCTCATGAGTTGATATACGTTCAATATTAAAAAAAGTGGTCACAAACGGAAAAGGATTTCAGTTACTATACACGGCTGCAGGTATCTATCGCTTCCAGCCAGGTTATCGGTTTTCCCGCCCCTCTGCTTTCCATTTCTGCCAGTTTGATATAATGTAAACAGAATATGCCGCAGCCCAGAATATGATTGCTACCACAAGACCAAGGCCTATGAGTGATCCGGTACCTGAATATCCCATCAGGTAAAGCAGCTCATAAGAGAACAGGCCAGTTGTCAGTGCTATGATGCCGAAAATTACCAGTATAAGGGAGATGTAGAACGATGCATTGTCCCATGGACTTCTTTCATCTGACATGACTTCCTTTTCCCATGGGCTTTACCTATTTCTTATTTTTCTTTCCTTACAACCGGGCTGTTGCTTATAACAGAACAAGAGCCAGAAGGGTAATTATCAGAACGGGTGTGGCAATAATAAATCCGACCTTCATATAGCTGCGGGCTGATATTACTATTCCCCTTTTCCGCTTGAGGGAATATAGCCACAGAAGCGTGGCAAGCGATCCTATGGGCGTGAATTTTGGGCCGATGTCGTTTCCAATGACGTTTGCATACACCAGGATGCCTGGATCGGATATCCTGGCTATTGCCAGGTTGCCTATCATCACCGAGGGCAGGTTGTTCATAATTGCTGCCATGAATCCGAATATCAATCCAGAAAATACGGTCGATACTGGATTCCCCAGCCTTGCAATGGCGATCAGCAAATCCGCAACATACTGGGTGAAACCTTGCGCACCCATACCAAAGACTACTATATACATCCCGAGTGAAAAGATGACAATCTGCCAGGGCGCTTCGCGAATGATGCTGTTTGTATCTATAACGCCGTGCAGGCGAGCCACTATGAACAGTGCCGCTACCCCTGGAACCGCGATTAACGCTATGGGTATATCAAATATTCCGCCTATTGAGTAAAGGACTACAAGGGTTGCAATAACAGGGAATGCAAGTTTGAAGAGCAGCGGATCTCTTATTGCCGTTTCCGGTTTCTCCAGGAGCTTTGTATCGAATCTGTCAGGGATCTGGTGCCTGTAATAGAGCCACAGGAATAGTACCGTAGCCGCGATGGACACAATATCAGGAAGAATCATCTTCATTGCGTATACAAGGAACGGTATGGAAAAATAGCTCGCAGAGATTATGTTTACGAGATTGCTGATTGTCAGCGGAATGCTCGCAGTATCGGCAATGAATCCAGTAGCCATAATAAACGGGATAATTTGTTTCTTGTTGAACCCCGACCTGTAAACGATGGCAATAACAATAGGAGTAAGGACAAGTGCAGTGCCGTCATTGGCAAATACGGCAGATATTCCGGACCCAAGCAGTATTATGAGGATGAAAAGTTTCCTGGCATCCCCCATGGAGTAGTGGGCAATTTTCAGCGCAAGGTATTCAAAAAACCCTGCCTCGTCAAAAACCAGTGACGCAATGATTATTGCTACAAAAGTGAAAGTTGCATTCCAGACAATATTCCACACTATAATTATGTCAGAAAATGAGGTTATTCCAAGGATTACTGCCACTCCTGCCCCTATGAGGGCGGAATATCCAATGCCAAGGTTCCATGGACGCTTCAGCACAAGGAATAGCGTGAATGCGAATATTGCAACGGATGCCGGGAAAAGTATCTGCATCAGTGCACCTGGTTGTTACCTTCCATTCCATCATGATCTTCCGGGCACTCAACGCATTTGCATATCAGATTTATGTCACTCCCCGTCTTCTCGCCCTGCATGATCAGGTTGATCATGGATTTATCGCTCAGCGAATATATGATGTTCTTTCCTGAAAAATGACTTTTCACGAGCCCTAAATCACGGAGATCCATGAGCTTGTGAGACACCAGTGACTGTGATTTACCTGTTTTCTTGACTATGTCACCGACGCAGTGGTCCCCCTGCACCAGGATCTTCACTATATTCAGCCTTGTACTGTCTGAGAGCATTTTGTATATTTCCAGATCTCCAACATTTTTCATTTATCCGCCAACCAGTGAAAATAATTTCATATGATAATTCCTTCATATAATAATATTCGTTTGCAGCTAACTTCACAGACCGGATAAATACCCGGCATTCATGCTAAATCATGAAGTTTCTTATCATATCGGACGCCCATTCCAATTACTCAGCCCTGAGGGCCGCGGTTGACTCTGAAAAGTACGACAAGCTGATATTTCTTGGAGATGCCGTTGACTACGGCCCACAACCTGTAGAAGTGCTTGACTTCATTACAGAGAACGCGGACTATTCCGTGATGGGGAATCATGACAGGGCCGTTGCCTACAATGAGGATTGCAATTGCTCCATTGACATGCACGATCTCAGCGAATATACGAGAAGGGAAATATCAGGAAAACTTCTTTCAAAGCAGGATATCGACAAACTGAAGAAAATGCCGGAAAGGATCACTGTGAATCTTGACGGGATCAAGACCCTGATGACTCACGCATCACCATACAACAGCCTGAATGGGTATATGTATGGAAGCGAAGCAGACATGGTTGCCAGGGACAAGAACCTCATGGAGTATTCCCTCATAATGGTTGGTCATACACATTACCCCATGTATTTCAAGAGCAGGATCATAAATCCCGGAAGCGTTGGCCAGCCAAGGGACGGAAACTGGAGGCCCCACTATGCGACACTTGATACGGATAGCATGAAGGTGGAGTTCAGGAGATTCAAATATGATCATGAGAAAACCCTGAAGCTTCTCACAGACATTGTGACCGATGAGGCAATGTTGCAGAAACTTGCGAAATTTTATTCCTGAAGAAACTGTCAGACAAAATCAGTAAAATTTAAAATAAATTCCTGTGATGGCCTGTAAGGCAGAAGTGGTAGTTCACGGGTTTTATTATTAATAAGGGTGACGTCAAATCCCAGAATACTCCCGACGACGCGTCAAACAGGATGGTTGGGAAGAATGGAGATCTTAGGAAGGGCTGGTTTATCAGCTATCTGTTTTCTAACATTGCTGGTGGCATAAACACCCCGCTTATCCCGTTGTTTGTGGTTATATATCTCAGATCCAATGTTTCTCTTGTCGGTATAACTTCAGCCCTTGCTTCAGCGGCTTCTGTACCGGCTTTGGTCTACTGGGGAAACCTTTCCGACAGGTTTGGAAGAAGAAAAATATTCATTTTTGCTGGATTCTTCGGGTCATTCCTTACCCTGATATTTATCCCGTTCATAAGGGGTATCGGGGAGTACATACTCGTTCTTATGGCCTTCCAGATAGTAGCAATGGCAAGTGTTCCCGTATCAACCATGATAATACTGGAAAACACCGAGGAATCAAGATGGCCATCCATAATGTCGAGCTTCAACATGATCACTTCCATTGGAACAGTTCTTGGCCTCATCCTTGGATCAATCCTGGTTCTTGGCGATACGGCATTCACAACATCTTCCCTGCCTGATATTTACGTAATATCAGCATTTATATATCTTATAGCGGCCATAAGCTCACTCTATCTTCTCCCGGAACCGAGAAGGAGACTGAGGAGAAGTGGGATAAACTATCTTTATACGATCAGGGTGATAGAGCGCATCAGGTACCTCCCTTCATTCGTGCTTCACATATTCACCGAGGGAAAGAACGGACACCGGCTCTCCGGTTCCCTGAAGAAATATCTGTTCTCAACCACTCTCCTCATGTTTGGCTTCCAGATATTCTTTGTTCCGTTCCCTGTATTCCTGATAGACCGTCTGGGGGCAGGAAATCTGCAGATATTCGTTATGTACCTCCTGAACAGCGTTTTTTCCACTATTGCTTTCAGGCCTGCGGGTACGCTGATAAATCGTTTCGGCATAACAAAGACTATTACAAGCTCAATAGTAGCAAGGATAGTCATATTCACAGCTGCTGCTTTCATCCCGTTTATCATCACAGGAAGTTTTGTGCTGCTTATCATAATGCTTGCATTCTATGGTATACTTGGAGGACTGTGGAGCCTTATAAGCATTTCAGAGGTTACATCTATTTCAAAGATGTGCGAAAAGAATGTCAGGGGCAAGACCATAGGGGCATACAACTCCCTGAACGGAGTAGGCCAGATACTTGGTGCAGGTTTGTCAGGCTTCGTAGCGCTTTATCTTGGGTATGAAACTGACTTTATAATAGCCGCCGTGGTGGTTGCGGTCGGACTTTCCTTCATCCTGAAAATAAGGATACCGCATACCTTTGAGAGCCTATCACCAGAGACTGCGCCTAAATGATTCCCCTGACAACATTCCTGTCTACTGACACTCCTTTTGGAGTAAGAATAATCATGTTTTTTCCAAATCCAGCAACATCTCCACCAGTGTCCCTGCCCAGGTATTTTATGTCATCAAGGACTTTCCTGCGCGTGAGCTCGTCATCTGCCACTGGACTGTAGTCTATTATCAGTATGGTACCGCCATAGGTGAATTCCGTTAGTCTCGAGACATCATCATACCTGTTTATCTCGACAACGCGGACTACCATGTCAGACCCGGTGAAGTCATCCTGTATCTTCAGCTCGTCCAGATCAATGAATTTCCTGGATCTGTCCTTTCCCCTCGCGGGTTTTGCCTTACCTTTGTTCCCCCTTAGAAGCGCCATCTGATCAAGAAATAAGACTTAACTACGATATAAAGATTTTTTCTATTTTGCTCAGGGAATATTCAGCGTTATCACTACTTCCTTGTCATCTTCACGAAAATGTTCAGGAGATTGGAAATTCCATCCCCCCAGGTTTTTAGCTTTGGCTTTGTGATCCTGACTCCATAGCGTATGGGCACCTCTATGAATTTCCCCTTTTTCATCGCCTCTATCTTGATCTCCTGTGAAAATGACATCCCCTCGCTAAGATGTCCCATCTTCCTGTATATTTCTGACCTGAAGATCCACATCCCGCTCTGGGAATCCTTCATCGAGTGCTTGAAGAAGAGCCTGATCGTAATATTCAGTACGCTGTTTCCCACAAAATGCAGTGTTGTATAATTCTCGCCATTCCTGAGTGACATCCGGTCGCAAGAGATGAAATCCACATCATCCTTCCTGAGCAGGTCTATCAGGGTGCTGACCATATCTGTTGGATATGTACCATCCCCGTCCATGCAGACAATTATGTCGCCTCCAGCCTGGTCAAGCCCGGTTTTGTACGCCAGTCCGTAACCGCGCCGCGGTTGGTCTATAACCTTTGCTCCCTTTGATATCGCAATTTCCCTTGTGCGGTCTCTTGAGTTGGTGTCCACTACCAGTATTTCAATGTCATCCAGTGTTTTCAACCCGTCTATGACACTGCCAATGGTGTTCTCCTCATTCATTGTGGGAATGACTGCACTGATCTTGGGCATATTTCGTAGACCTAATCATGATCGGTGTATAATACGTTTGTCCAGGGGCATGTGCTTCCTGAAGAAGGTTCATCCAAGCCTTGTAACCTCGCTGGTTCCGTTGTTCTTCTTTATCTCGTACATTGCATCTGCAACGGAATACAGTTCCCTGTGGTGTGTTATAAGGACGAGCTGTGGAACGATGCCTTCATCCCTGAGCGAGTACTGTATTATGTCTCTCAGGTTAGCCCTCCTGTCCTCATCCAGGAAAGTTGTAGGCTCATCCATTATTATGGTGCTTATCCTGTTTTCGAGATAACTTGAAATAGCAAGCCTGACAGCTATTGCAAGTGCTGTCCGCTCCCCTCCGCTCAAAGAGTCTATGCTCTCCATTGAACCATTCTGGGAAACCTGTATGTCGAGGTCCTCGTCAACTGAAACATCATCTATGTTCAGGTTGAAGGACGCTATCAGGGATACGGTCCTGTCGGAGATGAATTGAGAGAACCTTTTCCTTATTATCTTCTGGACACCATCTCTGTCAAAGGCTTTCCTTATGCTTTCCAGCGTTGAAATAGCACTCCTGTATCTGTTGAACAATATCCTTGACTTCTCAACAGCTTCCTTCTCAGTTTGCAATTGCGCCAGGGTCTTTCTGATCTGGTTCTCCATGCCGTCCAGGCTTGAAATTTCCATCTGCCTTTCAAGCAGCTCCTTCCGGATCATCTGGTAGTCCTCTTCAGCTTTCCTGTAACTCAGTTCTGCTCCTGACTCAAGGTCGATTTCTCTTGCCAGATCAGAGAGAACTTTTTCCATCTCCGCTACTCTTGACGATATCTCATTCTCCGTTACCCTCAAGGAGTCCAGCTGGGAAATTTTCTTGGATATGCTGTTGTATTCCTTCCTGATATTCTCCAGGGAAGCAATGCTGTCCATTCCGGGCACAAAACCAATTTCCCTCTCGATTTCTGCAAGCCTGTTCTCTATGTCTGAAACTTCTGCCAGCAGACCTGACCTGTGTTCCCGGAGTTCGTCGATGTTCATTGAGTCTCTCGTTGCCAGCGTTACGGAATATTCGCGATGGTTTCTGCTTGCTGTATCCATGGCTGTTCTTGTAGCTGCAAGCTGTTCCTCCATCTTCTTGATCTTTTCATATTCAGCTGAATGATCCATGACCAGGGTTTCAGCCTCAGCAAGTTCCTTTGTGGATGTTTCAAGGTCAGAAGCTGCCTTCATTGCGTTCCTGAGATCAGCGGACTGGATTCTGTCAATTTTTAGGGTGATTGTTGTTATATGGTTGAGCAGTTCCTCTTTCTTTTCTGAAATCCGTGCTATCTCTCCAGTAATGTCTTCTTCCCTCTTCCTGTACTCCTCCCGCATGGATGAAATGTGTTCAGGCGTCAGGTCGGATCCACACAGAGGACAGACACTTCTGCCTTCCAGAGTTTCGAGGTTCTGCCTTATTTCCTTCAGGTTCTTGGCAAGGCTTGCTGCCTCCGCCTTCAGGGACTCAATCTTTCCAGAGGCTTCTGTCTTATCGGCGTTCAACTTTTTCTGGAACTCTGCAATGTAATCCATTGTAATGGGGGAACCCGGCGGCATGAAGTCCCTGAAATTCTCCACTGCCGTAGCATCATGCCTGAGTTTTTCAATGCGTTTCTTCTGCATTTCCATTATCTGGACGGCAGTTTCATACTGCCTCACTATACCAGCAGCGGACCTGATTTGGGTATCCAGGTTCCTGGACTGTTCGTCAAGCCGATTGTATTCATCATAATCTTTCTGGAGTGCCTTCAGCCTTGAGTCAAGTTCCTCGTATCTTTCCAAGCTTTCCGAAACAACCTTCAGCCTGGATTTCCCAGACGCCAGGTCCTTTCCCTCTAGAAGATATCTGGATATCTTTTCGCCATTCCTGTAAAGGGGGTCATTCTCTATTTCATGTCTTCTCTTCTCCGTATCCTTTAAGGATTCCATGAGGGCCTTTGTCTCGTTTATACGCTGTATCGCGATATCAAGACTTGCCTTCATGGTTTTCATCTGTGCTGTCTTGGAAGTGTAGTCCTGGTAGGATCTGTAGAAATCATCCCTCTCCTTTGTCTTGACCTCCAGGGCATGCGCGATGCTGTCCATTTCTCTGCGCCTAATAGTAATTGTTTCTGTTGTGTTCTTGAGTTCGTTCTCCTTCTTGGTAATGTCTGCGGAAAGACCCAAAAAATTCTCCTCGCTGTAATGGTAAATAGATGCATCGTTCTCCATCCTCCGTATATATTCACTTATCTTGGCCGCCTGCTTGCCTAGGCGCTCTATGTTTATCACCTTGGCGAGGAAGTCCTTTCTCTTTCTCGGTTCCTCAGAAATGAGCGAATCGATGTCACCCTGTCTCACAAAGACAGAGTTCAGGAAAACATCCTTGGACATCCCCAATATTCTGGAAACCTGTGAAGTAACCCCCTCAGAGGTTTCGGCTATCATGCTTCCCTGCGACTTGAGCCATGCTTCCTTGGCTCCCTTCCTG is a window from the Thermoplasmatales archaeon genome containing:
- a CDS encoding arsenical pump membrane protein is translated as MQILFPASVAIFAFTLFLVLKRPWNLGIGYSALIGAGVAVILGITSFSDIIIVWNIVWNATFTFVAIIIASLVFDEAGFFEYLALKIAHYSMGDARKLFILIILLGSGISAVFANDGTALVLTPIVIAIVYRSGFNKKQIIPFIMATGFIADTASIPLTISNLVNIISASYFSIPFLVYAMKMILPDIVSIAATVLFLWLYYRHQIPDRFDTKLLEKPETAIRDPLLFKLAFPVIATLVVLYSIGGIFDIPIALIAVPGVAALFIVARLHGVIDTNSIIREAPWQIVIFSLGMYIVVFGMGAQGFTQYVADLLIAIARLGNPVSTVFSGLIFGFMAAIMNNLPSVMIGNLAIARISDPGILVYANVIGNDIGPKFTPIGSLATLLWLYSLKRKRGIVISARSYMKVGFIIATPVLIITLLALVLL
- a CDS encoding DNA double-strand break repair Rad50 ATPase; translation: MMIAPIPLYLAIWESRRRGRLILKSVTLSNFVSHDSSEIDFATGVNLIVGQNGAGKSSVVDAIKFALFNERRSGNIQDMIKKGKLEASVTLNFNMGGIDYELYRSIAIRKGAKEAWLKSQGSMIAETSEGVTSQVSRILGMSKDVFLNSVFVRQGDIDSLISEEPRKRKDFLAKVINIERLGKQAAKISEYIRRMENDASIYHYSEENFLGLSADITKKENELKNTTETITIRRREMDSIAHALEVKTKERDDFYRSYQDYTSKTAQMKTMKASLDIAIQRINETKALMESLKDTEKRRHEIENDPLYRNGEKISRYLLEGKDLASGKSRLKVVSESLERYEELDSRLKALQKDYDEYNRLDEQSRNLDTQIRSAAGIVRQYETAVQIMEMQKKRIEKLRHDATAVENFRDFMPPGSPITMDYIAEFQKKLNADKTEASGKIESLKAEAASLAKNLKEIRQNLETLEGRSVCPLCGSDLTPEHISSMREEYRKREEDITGEIARISEKKEELLNHITTITLKIDRIQSADLRNAMKAASDLETSTKELAEAETLVMDHSAEYEKIKKMEEQLAATRTAMDTASRNHREYSVTLATRDSMNIDELREHRSGLLAEVSDIENRLAEIEREIGFVPGMDSIASLENIRKEYNSISKKISQLDSLRVTENEISSRVAEMEKVLSDLAREIDLESGAELSYRKAEEDYQMIRKELLERQMEISSLDGMENQIRKTLAQLQTEKEAVEKSRILFNRYRSAISTLESIRKAFDRDGVQKIIRKRFSQFISDRTVSLIASFNLNIDDVSVDEDLDIQVSQNGSMESIDSLSGGERTALAIAVRLAISSYLENRISTIIMDEPTTFLDEDRRANLRDIIQYSLRDEGIVPQLVLITHHRELYSVADAMYEIKKNNGTSEVTRLG
- the aglJ_1 gene encoding Glycosyltransferase AglJ → MPKISAVIPTMNEENTIGSVIDGLKTLDDIEILVVDTNSRDRTREIAISKGAKVIDQPRRGYGLAYKTGLDQAGGDIIVCMDGDGTYPTDMVSTLIDLLRKDDVDFISCDRMSLRNGENYTTLHFVGNSVLNITIRLFFKHSMKDSQSGMWIFRSEIYRKMGHLSEGMSFSQEIKIEAMKKGKFIEVPIRYGVRITKPKLKTWGDGISNLLNIFVKMTRK
- a CDS encoding sugar efflux transporter; translation: MVGKNGDLRKGWFISYLFSNIAGGINTPLIPLFVVIYLRSNVSLVGITSALASAASVPALVYWGNLSDRFGRRKIFIFAGFFGSFLTLIFIPFIRGIGEYILVLMAFQIVAMASVPVSTMIILENTEESRWPSIMSSFNMITSIGTVLGLILGSILVLGDTAFTTSSLPDIYVISAFIYLIAAISSLYLLPEPRRRLRRSGINYLYTIRVIERIRYLPSFVLHIFTEGKNGHRLSGSLKKYLFSTTLLMFGFQIFFVPFPVFLIDRLGAGNLQIFVMYLLNSVFSTIAFRPAGTLINRFGITKTITSSIVARIVIFTAAAFIPFIITGSFVLLIIMLAFYGILGGLWSLISISEVTSISKMCEKNVRGKTIGAYNSLNGVGQILGAGLSGFVALYLGYETDFIIAAVVVAVGLSFILKIRIPHTFESLSPETAPK
- a CDS encoding DNA-binding transcriptional repressor ArsR; this translates as MKNVGDLEIYKMLSDSTRLNIVKILVQGDHCVGDIVKKTGKSQSLVSHKLMDLRDLGLVKSHFSGKNIIYSLSDKSMINLIMQGEKTGSDINLICKCVECPEDHDGMEGNNQVH
- a CDS encoding phosphodiesterase gives rise to the protein MKFLIISDAHSNYSALRAAVDSEKYDKLIFLGDAVDYGPQPVEVLDFITENADYSVMGNHDRAVAYNEDCNCSIDMHDLSEYTRREISGKLLSKQDIDKLKKMPERITVNLDGIKTLMTHASPYNSLNGYMYGSEADMVARDKNLMEYSLIMVGHTHYPMYFKSRIINPGSVGQPRDGNWRPHYATLDTDSMKVEFRRFKYDHEKTLKLLTDIVTDEAMLQKLAKFYS